A window of Terriglobia bacterium contains these coding sequences:
- a CDS encoding amino acid permease has translation MAEGAARTTKPGLIRDLGVSQAGAIVVGVIIGSGIFLVPKRMMEATGSASVVFLVWIVGGLLSWFGALTYAELGAMKPEAGGEYVYIRDAYGPLPGFLNAWTWFTIAKPASIATVAAGVIRILGEFGAFAFLKTTFVHGAVPVNWGHVLAAAMIVVLTWVNYIGVRRAGNFQLFFTSLKVLMILGIIVACFTARAGTMSNFASHYSGATGGIAGFMAALIAALWAYDGWNNLNMVAGEVREPQKNIPRAMIVGIALVAALYMLMNAAVQYVLPATMLAAAERPASMAFQYAAGAAGAAILSAGIALSMFVSINGQILTGARIPYAVARDGYFFDTLAGVNARYHTPGGALVFQAFMSIALVVLGGAFEDLFNLAIFSEWLFYMITASTIFVFRKRYSASEAPYRIWGYPIVPLLFIAAAAVLLYFSFVQNLRDSIGGAIVILAGIPVFFWFARKHRTAS, from the coding sequence GTGGCTGAAGGCGCCGCCCGCACGACCAAACCCGGCCTCATTCGAGACCTCGGCGTGTCGCAAGCCGGCGCCATCGTCGTCGGAGTAATCATCGGCAGCGGTATTTTCCTGGTGCCCAAGCGGATGATGGAAGCGACCGGTTCAGCCTCGGTCGTGTTCCTCGTGTGGATCGTCGGCGGCCTGCTCTCCTGGTTCGGCGCACTCACCTACGCTGAACTCGGCGCGATGAAGCCCGAAGCCGGCGGCGAATACGTCTACATCCGCGACGCCTACGGACCACTTCCCGGATTCCTAAACGCCTGGACCTGGTTCACCATCGCAAAACCAGCATCGATCGCGACCGTCGCCGCCGGTGTCATTCGAATCCTGGGCGAGTTCGGCGCCTTTGCTTTCCTGAAGACGACGTTCGTCCATGGTGCTGTCCCGGTCAACTGGGGACATGTTCTCGCCGCGGCCATGATCGTCGTTCTCACCTGGGTGAATTACATCGGCGTACGCCGCGCCGGAAACTTCCAGCTCTTCTTCACATCGCTGAAAGTCCTGATGATTCTGGGAATCATTGTCGCCTGCTTCACCGCCAGGGCCGGGACGATGTCGAATTTCGCGTCTCACTATTCTGGCGCAACCGGTGGCATTGCGGGATTCATGGCTGCGCTCATCGCGGCACTCTGGGCCTACGACGGCTGGAACAACCTCAATATGGTCGCCGGCGAGGTTCGCGAGCCGCAGAAGAACATCCCTCGCGCAATGATCGTCGGCATCGCCCTCGTCGCAGCGCTCTACATGTTGATGAACGCCGCCGTACAATATGTGCTCCCCGCCACCATGTTAGCCGCTGCCGAGCGTCCCGCCAGTATGGCGTTCCAGTACGCCGCGGGAGCGGCAGGCGCTGCCATTCTCTCCGCTGGCATTGCGCTCTCCATGTTCGTCAGCATCAACGGCCAGATTCTAACCGGTGCACGCATCCCTTACGCCGTCGCGCGCGACGGCTATTTCTTCGATACGCTCGCCGGCGTCAACGCCCGCTACCACACGCCTGGCGGCGCACTGGTCTTCCAGGCCTTCATGAGCATCGCTCTGGTCGTTCTCGGTGGAGCCTTCGAAGATCTCTTCAACCTCGCCATCTTCTCCGAATGGCTCTTTTACATGATCACGGCCAGCACCATCTTCGTTTTCCGTAAGCGATACTCCGCCAGCGAAGCTCCCTACCGCATCTGGGGATACCCGATCGTTCCGCTGCTCTTCATCGCCGCTGCGGCTGTGCTGCTCTACTTCAGCTTCGTACAGAACCTGCGCGACTCCATAGGCGGCGCCATCGTGATCCTCGCCGGAATCCCCGTATTCTTCTGGTTCGCCCGCAAACACCGCACAGCCTCGTGA
- a CDS encoding tetratricopeptide repeat protein — MARRTFLFCFAAILLAAAPCLAQSSQEPSIPPNQAPPRSDSEPGVSSSNDTRIDLSPPAGDAKMHPNSDVDDVMEMHPYNPHRAEKDIEVGDFYFNLKNYKAAESRYESALKYKPNDAEATYKLGESQEKLGEKEEALASYQSYLKILPYGPRAKDAEKAIDRLTNPVADTKQGKKEKKKSN, encoded by the coding sequence ATGGCCCGTCGTACGTTCCTCTTCTGTTTCGCTGCCATATTGCTTGCGGCCGCACCCTGCCTGGCGCAGTCATCGCAGGAGCCCTCGATTCCGCCAAACCAGGCACCGCCGCGCTCGGACTCGGAGCCGGGAGTAAGTTCGAGCAACGACACGCGGATCGACCTCAGTCCGCCAGCGGGGGATGCAAAGATGCATCCGAACAGCGATGTCGACGACGTGATGGAGATGCATCCTTACAATCCGCACAGGGCGGAAAAGGACATCGAGGTCGGAGATTTCTATTTCAACCTGAAGAACTACAAGGCGGCAGAAAGCCGTTACGAATCGGCCCTGAAATACAAACCCAATGACGCAGAGGCTACCTACAAACTGGGCGAGTCGCAGGAAAAACTAGGCGAGAAAGAAGAGGCATTGGCGTCCTATCAGAGCTATCTGAAAATTCTCCCTTATGGGCCGAGAGCAAAAGACGCGGAGAAGGCCATCGATCGGCTGACGAATCCGGTGGCGGATACGAAACAAGGAAAGAAAGAGAAGAAGAAAAGCAACTGA
- a CDS encoding ion channel: protein MTIFLAIAGTCIILFVLLEAFETIILPRQVTRRWRLTRLFYRATWRPYSVMVRPCPKKGRERLLSFYGPLSFVLLLVFWGVLLLFGFALLHLVDGSVARMGTTGLQRLGMAMYFSGSTLFTLGLGDIAPHTPASRLFTVVEAFVGLGFLAIVVGYFPVLYQAFSRREAQISLLDARAGSPPSAAELLRRMIGGGDYGELHGLLKDWERWCAELLESHISYPVLCYFRSQHDNESWLAAVATILDSSALVMVGIDDTCQKQAQLTFAIARHALVDLSQVLGRSPNFEQVDRLSAEDLGRLRTILAEAGVQLHRGDEADQRLAELRSMYEPYLRALSEMLMMPLPEWIREGRPDNWQTSSWGRITGEGRARETKMEPHL from the coding sequence GTGACTATATTCCTGGCCATCGCGGGCACTTGCATCATTCTTTTCGTGCTGCTGGAGGCGTTTGAGACGATCATTCTGCCGCGGCAGGTGACGCGGCGGTGGCGGCTGACGCGACTGTTTTATCGCGCGACGTGGCGTCCGTATTCGGTTATGGTGCGGCCATGTCCGAAGAAAGGCCGCGAGCGGCTACTGAGTTTTTATGGACCGTTGTCCTTTGTGCTGCTGCTTGTTTTCTGGGGCGTGCTACTGCTGTTCGGATTCGCACTGCTACACCTGGTGGATGGTTCGGTGGCGCGGATGGGAACAACAGGCCTGCAACGGCTCGGGATGGCGATGTACTTCAGCGGGTCGACATTGTTCACGCTGGGGTTGGGTGACATTGCGCCGCATACACCCGCATCGCGACTGTTTACCGTAGTTGAGGCTTTCGTCGGGTTGGGATTCCTTGCGATTGTCGTCGGGTATTTTCCCGTGCTGTACCAGGCATTTTCGCGACGCGAGGCGCAGATTTCACTGCTGGACGCGCGGGCAGGGTCTCCGCCGAGTGCGGCGGAACTGCTCCGGCGGATGATTGGCGGTGGAGACTACGGAGAGCTTCACGGATTGCTGAAAGACTGGGAACGATGGTGCGCCGAACTGCTGGAGAGCCACATTTCCTACCCGGTGCTTTGCTATTTCCGCTCGCAGCACGACAACGAATCGTGGCTTGCGGCGGTTGCGACGATCCTGGACAGCAGCGCCCTTGTAATGGTCGGCATCGACGACACGTGTCAGAAGCAGGCGCAACTGACGTTCGCGATTGCACGGCATGCCCTCGTGGATCTGTCGCAGGTGCTTGGCAGATCACCGAATTTCGAGCAGGTAGATCGGCTTTCGGCGGAAGATCTCGGACGCTTGCGGACAATACTGGCTGAGGCTGGGGTTCAACTGCACCGGGGCGACGAAGCGGATCAGCGGCTGGCGGAACTGCGCTCGATGTATGAGCCCTACCTTCGTGCGCTCTCGGAGATGCTGATGATGCCGCTGCCGGAATGGATCCGCGAGGGGCGCCCGGATAACTGGCAAACCAGTTCGTGGGGACGGATTACGGGCGAGGGTCGTGCACGCGAGACCAAGATGGAACCACACCTTTGA